A single Plasmodium sp. gorilla clade G2 genome assembly, chromosome: 7 DNA region contains:
- a CDS encoding histone H2B variant: MSGKGPAQKSQAAKKTAGKTLGPRHKRKRRTESFSLYIFKVLKQVHPETGVTKKSMNIMNSFINDIFDRLVTEATRLIRYNKKRTLSSREIQTAVRLLLPGELSKHAVSEGTKAVTKYTTSAA; encoded by the coding sequence atgtCAGGAAAAGGACCAGCTCAAAAATCCCAAGCAGCCAAAAAAACTGCTGGAAAAACCTTAGGACCAAgacataaaagaaaaagaagaactGAATCTTTTTCACTTTACATTTTCAAAGTCTTAAAACAAGTACATCCAGAAACAGGAGTAACCAAAAAAAGtatgaatattatgaactcatttattaatgatatatttgaCAGATTAGTTACTGAAGCCACAAGACTAATtcgttataataaaaaaagaacttTATCATCACGTGAAATTCAAACAGCTGTAAGATTATTATTACCAGGAGAATTATCAAAACACGCCGTTTCAGAAGGAACAAAAGCTGTAACAAAATATACAACAAGTGCAGCTTAA
- a CDS encoding palmitoyltransferase, putative, whose product MKIFKRKKTIEGRTNFDKVHNVQIYGENQIHCNGSLISGPAFLTVVSSFLMIFIPVAIFHIFTSTWLFEKEIYYVSIVNLFFFILTIYTFLRTSFMDPGIIPRQKSVLNLYDVIVEQYRETQPPRQKELLINGNFYKLKYCYTCNIYRGIRTVHCSICDNCVEKFDHHCPWVGNCIGARNYKYFVYFVFNLYVLICITLSASIYKLVVCVNLLSNEGYNSEKIFIHIWRFASDSIILIIYTILTLWFVVGLLCYHIYTIVTNQTTYEQIKTFYQNDNPFNIGVLNNIKEILFTKTRPSYINFVNPKLQIIDENSYHNILLLSDKGVSICEGNDTDDNNSFYNITNEINYKKKTFKKPIKLINTHDFMSKDYRLNLFDNKIKNNKSNHMKKNKNKINKKKKDLNEKKKKDINEKKKKDINEKYNNTSNKAIGKSNHYLKIDKNFRYSKIKLPKVRKDSDSENAICDIEETNLVPLKRVIHLNENLGLPMFMKDLSRNENISISRDKSKDKSRDKSRDKSKDKSKDKSKSIGEKENIGKEGSYCNIHSKNNSYYIHNHDNNKDNNNIYNNMYHDNYYNDHMCNCNNSTFTTKTNEQSIDMNNESIGSYIMENEINQDLCDFRVHDLMGIHQKRMKDNNYIIVIKNWKEENENYKNKIKKNNNTNNDSDDNKDGNNKRDHIHNNNIDNIHNNEYNSYDNNPNYNYYINHNDENVYKKHNIEKTNQSGNIHQNKNIMTYGYNKIKCFNKIIHAHNKIKHSFFYNKKGFSFIQNLKNKKETYYVVKYSNERDEQINEEAILKKNRKGKMRNDEMLQGKEIKDGQEEIYYYDEKKYFNDEKKYYNDEKKYYNDEKKYYKDEVKYHNDEVKHHNDEEKYYNDKVKHHNDDDHYYENIENIHKLKYLNKFLYDDNKNEMKKYKHNNIYCKNIFTKNFFCECMDECCCNGGYENELKKECIYNKSSISDNTSMDSHVMNVKRKKKSNYKEKTKKINDDDNYNDNDNHNHNDGDRGLKNDTSKKNKKEKQTYRHTETQNNKELNQHFQIIPNDEYIQYIKYIDDMKKKDSSLSHPNDVIINIYRNKYDERKKKKKIKFILNISRKKKKKKLSSNNNIYHNSFNNNSNNNLLKKKEERRKRKYKKLYRISQLLKRRKKKCEFYNLSKLNYLDSRKMYKWKYKNHLLREKIKLLSKSNENIHLCYNNKDYSNYENYNFSNYNILNKKNDINIFNKKLKYLSKYDKMKLINYLIYKHKQDKMRSDLKKKSTASKIFYFFTSFALIINCIHIPPNNDND is encoded by the exons atgaaaatatttaaaaggaAGAAAACGATAGAAGGAAGAACAAATTTTGATAAGGTTCATAATGTACAAATATATGGAGAAAACCAAATACATTGTAATGGGTCCTTGATATCAGG acCCGCCTTTTTAACAGTGGTATCATCCTTTCTTATGATATTCATCCCTGTAGCTATTTTTCATATCTTTACATCAAcg tggttatttgaaaaagaaatatattatgtttctATTgtcaatttatttttttttattctaacTATATACACATTTTTGAGAACAAGTTTTATGGATCCTGGTATAATACCAAGACAA aaatcTGTGTTGAATTTGTATGATGTAATTGTAGAACAATATAGAGAAACACAGCCACCCAGACAAAAGGAATTATTGATAAATGGGAATTTTTATAAGTTAAAATATTGTTAtacatgtaatatatatagaggtATAAGGACTGTTCATTGTTCCATTTGTGATAATTGTGTTGAAAAATTTGATCACCATTGCCCATG gGTTGGGAATTGTATTGGTGCACGaaattacaaatattttgtttatttcgtttttaatttatatgttttgaTATGTATTACATTAAGTGCtagtatttataaattagtTGTGTGTGTAAATTTGTTATCAAATGAAGGATATAATTCAGAAAAGATTTTTATACACATATGGAGATTTGCTTCTGAtagtataatattaattatatatactattttAACATTATGGTTTGTTGTAGGTTTATTatgttatcatatatatactattgtTACAAATCAAACAACATACGAACAAATAAAAACGTTTTATCAAAATGATAATCCATTTAATATTGgagtattaaataatattaaagaaatattatttaccAAAACTAGACCatcttatataaattttgtaaaCCCTAAATTACAAATTATTGATGAAAATtcttatcataatattttattattaagtgATAAAGGAGTTTCTATATGTGAAGGGAATGATACGGATGATAATAActcattttataatattactaatgaaataaattataaaaagaaaacctTTAAGAAACcaattaaattaattaatacaCATGATTTTATGTCAAAGGATTATCGTCTAaatttatttgataataaaattaaaaataataaatctaatcatatgaaaaaaaataaaaataaaattaataaaaaaaaaaaagatcttaacgaaaaaaaaaaaaaagatattaatgaaaaaaagaaaaaagatattaatgaaaaatataataatacatctaATAAAGCAATAGGAAAATCAAATCATTATCTTAAAATAGACAAAAATTTTAGATActcaaaaattaaattaccAAAGGTAAGAAAAGATAGTGATAGTGAAAATGCAATATGTGATATTGAGGAAACAAATCTGGTACCTTTAAAGAGGGTTATTCATTTGAATGAAAATTTAGGATTACCCATGTTTATGAAGGATTTAAGTaggaatgaaaatattagtATAAGTAGGGATAAAAGTAAAGATAAAAGTAGAGATAAAAGTAGAGATAAAAGTAAAGATAAAAGTAAAGATAAAAGTAAAAGTATAggtgaaaaagaaaatataggTAAAGAGGGAAGTTATTGTAATATACATAGCAAgaataattcatattatatacataaccatgataataataaagataataataatatttataataatatgtatcatgataattattataatgatcaTATGTGTAATTGTAATAACTCTACCTTTACTACAAAAACAAATGAACAATCTATAGATATGAACAATGAAAGCATAGGAAGTTATATAATGGAAAACGAAATAAATCAAGATCTCTGTGATTTTAGGGTTCATGATCTTATGGGCATTCATCAAAAACGAATgaaagataataattatattattgttataaaaaattggaaagaagaaaatgaaaattataaaaataaaattaaaaaaaataataacacgAATAATgatagtgatgataataaggATGGTAATAATAAGAGGGatcatattcataataataatattgataatattcataataatgaatataatagttatgataataatcctaattataattattacattaatcataatgatgaaaatgtatataaaaaacataatatagaaaaaactAATCAATCTGGTAATAttcatcaaaataaaaatattatgacttatggttataataaaataaaatgttttaataaaattattcatgcacataataaaattaagcactcatttttttataataaaaaagggtTTTCCTTTAttcaaaatttaaaaaataaaaaagagacATATTATGTTGTTAAATATTCAAATGAAAGGGATGAACAAATCAATGAAGAAgcaatattgaaaaaaaatagaaaggGTAAAATGAGAAACGATGAAATGTTACaaggaaaagaaataaaagatggtcaagaagaaatatattattatgatgaaaagaaatattttaatgatgaaaagaaatattataatgatgaaaagaaatattataatgatgaaaagaaatattataaagacGAAGTAAAATATCATAATGATGAAGTAAAACATCACAATGATGAagagaaatattataatgataaagtAAAACatcataatgatgatgatcattattatgaaaatattgaaaatattcataaattaaaatatctaaataaatttttatacgatgataataaaaatgaaatgaaaaaatataaacacaataatatatattgtaaaaacatttttactaaaaattttttttgtgaatGTATGGATGAATGTTGTTGTAACGGTGGTTATGAAAATGagttaaaaaaagaatgcaTTTATAATAAGTCGTCAATTAGTGATAATACTAGTATGGATTCTCATGTTATGAACgtgaaaaggaaaaagaaaagtaaTTATAAggagaaaacaaaaaaaataaacgatgatgataattataatgataatgataatcatAATCATAATGATGGTGATAGGGGATTGAAAAATGATActagtaaaaaaaataaaaaagaaaaacaaacatATAGACATACTGAAACTCAGAACAATAAAGAACTTAATCAACATTTTCAAATTATTCCTAATGATGAGTATATccaatatattaaatatattgatgatatgaaaaagaaagataGTTCTTTGTCTCATCCTAATGATGtaatcattaatatatataggaatAAATACGATgaaaggaaaaagaaaaaaaaaattaagtttattttaaatataagtagaaaaaaaaaaaaaaaaaaattatcaagcaataataatatttaccaTAAtagttttaataataatagtaataacaatttgttaaaaaaaaaagaagaaagaaggaaacgaaaatataaaaagctTTATAGAATTTCTCAACTactaaaaagaagaaaaaagaaatgtgAATTTTATAACCTTAGTAAATTGAATTATTTGGATAGTagaaaaatgtataaatggaaatataaaaatcatttattaagagaaaaaattaaattattatctaaatcaaatgaaaatatacatttgtGTTATAATAACAAAGATTACtcaaattatgaaaattataattttagtaattataatatcttaaacaagaaaaatgatattaatatatttaataaaaaattgaaatatcTATccaaatatgataaaatgaaGTTAAtcaattatttaatttataaacataaacaaGATAAAATGCGTTcagatttaaaaaagaaaagcaCAGCAtccaaaattttttatttctttacaTCCTTTGCTCTAATAATTAATTGTATACATATACCAcctaataatgataatgactga
- a CDS encoding calmodulin, putative: protein MEYEGEEFQLTEYQIKKTVKAFKYLDKKKKGLLKFDLLGSLLRCSGYNLSLKEVQKIKEKIIENKTVYRKKDQLDEKDQQDQNPKRQDNENVNREQEENSSLNNIDNNEKEKYEIKEQNNNNNEDDNNNISKLLSNLKNYDNFMEIEKQKEQLRKQEEENKNIFTIKEYFRIIQIPDIINETKPVNVLNAFEIFDEKGNGTISIKRLRFILQYLGEPLTNVEFDEFFEWIKTLDKVYKTDYIIYEDLINELINKDSNI from the exons ATGGAATATGAAGGTGAAGAATTTCAATTAACAGAATATCAAATAAAGAAAACTGTAAAggcttttaaatatttagataaaaaaaaaaaaggattattaaaatttga TTTATTAGGGTCCTTATTACGATGTAGTGGTTATAACTTATCCTTAAAAGAagttcaaaaaataaaagaaaagataatagaaaataaaacagtatatagaaaaaaagatCAATTAGATGAAAAAGATCAACAGGATCAAAATCCAAAAAGAcaagataatgaaaatgtaaaTCGTGAGCAGGAAGAAAATTCTTCTCtcaataatatagataataatgaaaaagaaaaatatgaaataaaagaacaaaataataataataatgaggatgataataataatatatcaaaattattgagtaatttaaagaattatgataattttatggaaatagaaaaacaaaaagaacaATTAAGAAaacaagaagaagaaaataaaaatatatttactatTAAGGAATATTTTCGAATCATACAAATACCAGATATTATTAATGAAACAAAACCTGTTAATGTATTGAATGCTTTTGAAATTTTTGACGAAAAAGGAAATGGAACTATATCCATAAAAAGATTAAGATTTATTCTGCAGTATTTAGGTGAGCCTTTAACAAATGTAGAATTTGATGAATTCTTCGAGTGGATTAAAACg CTTGATAAAGTTTATAAGAcagattatataatttatgaaGACTTAATAAATGAGTTAATAAACAAAGATtcgaatatataa
- a CDS encoding transcription elongation factor s-II, putative, with product MSESENKNVEKIQKIQELLKDKEILLSSIIEEDKKIDEDIINEVVANLNLLKDVEINKDILKITKIGITVNKLTKINNELVQNISKDLVEKWKNIAKMEKMSSLKNCEMMKKRKSEKIETANDKINNNNNNNDDDNNNNNNNNNDDNTNNNNNNDDNNNCHNNNNLCEGEAEFKKARLNENGLHNVNSTESNNVPDYNIKDNFNKIKKNDIKIVNEWNYDGKFHNDMHRDKAKQFLFKAFIVGSSDNLLYFIEKKKLNDIIYNIEYELYKVYIEKRNSQKEYNMQLKSIKFNLSDKKNPNFNEKVYSEFISCKALATMNSQDMASDEKKNERKKCLQESLLACQSDWDVKNILLKKSRKGEFQCFKCKGYDTIYHQLQTRSSDEPMTTFVTCLKCNNRWKF from the coding sequence ATGAGTGAAAgcgaaaataaaaatgtggaaaaaattcaaaagatTCAAGAGTTATTAAAggataaagaaatattattatcaagtATTATAGAGGAGGACAAGAAGATAGATgaagatattataaatgagGTGGTAgcaaatttaaatttattaaaagatgttgaaataaataaagatattttgaaaataacaaaaataggTATAACAGTTAATAAGCTTaccaaaataaataatgaacttgtgcaaaatatatcaaaagatCTTGTTGAGAAGTGGAAGAATATTGCTAAGATGGAAAAAATGTCTTCTCTAAAAAATTGtgaaatgatgaaaaaaaggaaatccGAAAAAATAGAAACAGCAAATGAtaagataaataataataataataataatgatgatgacaataataacaataataacaataataatgatgacaaCACTAACAATAACAATAACAatgatgacaataataattgtcataataataataatttgtgtGAAGGAGAAGCAGAATTTAAAAAAGCTagattaaatgaaaatggtTTACATAATGTTAACTCAACAGAAAGTAATAATGTACctgattataatataaaagataattttaataaaataaaaaaaaatgatataaaaatagtcAATGAATGGAATTATGACGGAAAATTTCATAACGATATGCATAGAGATAAAGCTAAACAATTTTTATTCAAAGCTTTTATTGTTGGTTCTTctgataatttattatattttattgaaaaaaaaaaattgaatgatataatttataatatcgaATATGAACTATATAAAGTGTATATAGAAAAAAGGAACTcacaaaaagaatataatatgcAATTAAAatctataaaatttaatttaagtgataaaaaaaatccaAATTTTAATGAAAAAGTTTATTCAGAATTTATTTCGTGTAAAGCTTTAGCTACTATGAATTCTCAAGATATGGCtagtgatgaaaaaaaaaacgagaGAAAAAAATGCTTACAAGAAAGTTTATTAGCGTGTCAATCCGATTGggatgtaaaaaatatactctTGAAAAAATCCAGAAAAGGAGAATTCCAATGTTTTAAATGTAAGGGTTATGATACTATCTATCATCAACTACAAACAAGAAGTAGTGACGAACCTATGACAACATTTGTTACATGTTTGAAGTGTAATAATAGATGGAAATTTTAA